Proteins encoded in a region of the Triticum dicoccoides isolate Atlit2015 ecotype Zavitan chromosome 3A, WEW_v2.0, whole genome shotgun sequence genome:
- the LOC119272745 gene encoding G-type lectin S-receptor-like serine/threonine-protein kinase At2g19130: MATGEAGSLCRVRVRDLPLPLDSSSAWPSSVRPIPSPRPVHVHVHAPTAPSRAADTNTVAVGQPLSGRKRLVSKRGKFALGFFQPESSRHWYLGIWYNQISEHTTVWVANRDAPLSDPASSQLSISSDGNMVLLHGDRAKSPALWSTGVASIPPSSSTVGVLLDTGNLVLTDASNTSVVLWQSFDHFGDTWLPGGRLGRNKRTGEVTRLFAWKGYDDPAPGVFALELDPNGTSQYLLNWNGSMEYWTSGNWTGDGFTGVPELKAYSNSPMSLYNFGYVDGKDESHFFYDVKDEAVVTRFLVDVTGQIKFLTWVESAGQWILFWTEPKAQCDVYALCGAFAACVENELPSCRCLRGFRERRPLAWLQGAHAEGCVRDTALQQCARGGGGVQGATREAKNDDGFYAMPDVRLPSDARGVVAAASARDCELACIGECSCTAYSYNGSCWLWHGGLVNLQDMSTSSSTGTGGGSGTILIRLAASEFTSPGHTKTLIIALVAVAAAVAAVTVAVLVSVFVLRRRRLKAQRRVVEGSLMPFTYRDMQSVTNNFSDKLGGGSFGSVFKGSLPDATATLVAVKKLEGVRQGEKQFRAEVSTIGTIQHVNLIRLLGFCSEGTRRLLVYEHMPNGSLDRHLFSSGPGPGHGVLSWETRYQIALGVARGLDYLHDKCRDCIIHCDIKPENILLDDAFAVKVADFGLAKLMGRDISRVLTTMRGTVGYLAPEWITGTAITAKADVFSYGMLLFEIVSGRRNVEQRPDGTVDFFPSAAASRLLDGDVKSTVDRRLDGDAEVGEVERACKVACWCVQDEEGARPSMGTVVQALEGLVDVGMPPVPRMLKVLGDPANYVKFFSGLPST; this comes from the exons ATGGCGACCGGCGAGGCTG GTAGCCTGTGCCGCGTCCGGGTGCGTGACCT GCCACTCCCACTTGACTCGAGCAGTGCATGGCCCAGCTCCGTGCGTCCGATACCCTCCCCTCGGCCCGTCCACGTCCACGTCCATGCACCTACAGCACCGTCGCGCGCCGCTGATACAAACACCGTCGCCGTCGGCCAGCCGCTGTCAGGCCGAAAGAGGCTCGTGTCCAAGCGCGGCAAGTTCGCGCTCGGCTTCTTCCAGCCTG AATCATCGCGGCACTGGTACCTCGGCATTTGGTACAACCAAATCTCCGAGCACACCACGGTGTGGGTCGCCAACCGGGACGCGCCGCTCTCCGACCCGGCTTCCTCGCAGCTCTCTATCTCCAGCGACGGCAACATGGTCCTCCTCCACGGCGACCGTGCCAAGTCCCCGGCACTCTGGTCCACCGGCGTCGCCAGCATTCCACCCAGCAGCTCCACGGTCGGCGTCCTGCTCGACACGGGCAACCTCGTCCTGACGGACGCGTCCAACACCTCCGTCGTGCTGTGGCAGAGCTTCGACCACTTCGGGGACACGTGGCTGCCGGGCGGCAGGCTCGGCCGGAACAAGCGCACCGGCGAGGTCACGCGCCTGTTCGCGTGGAAGGGCTACGACGACCCGGCGCCGGGCGTGTTCGCCCTGGAGCTCGACCCGAACGGCACGAGCCAGTACCTGCTCAACTGGAACGGCAGCATGGAGTACTGGACCAGCGGCAACTGGACCGGCGACGGGTTCACCGGCGTGCCGGAGCTGAAGGCCTATAGCAACTCCCCGATGTCCTTGTACAACTTCGGCTACGTCGACGGCAAGGACGAGAGCCACTTCTTCTACGACGTCAAGGACGAGGCCGTCGTGACGCGGTTCCTGGTCGACGTGACGGGCCAGATCAAGTTCCTGACGTGGGTGGAGTCAGCCGGCCAGTGGATCCTCTTTTGGACGGAGCCCAAGGCGCAGTGCGACGTCTACGCGCTCTGCGGGGCCTTCGCCGCGTGCGTAGAGAACGAGCTGCCGTCGTGCCGCTGCCTCCGCGGCTTCCGCGAGCGGCGGCCGCTGGCATGGCTGCAGGGTGCTCACGCTGAGGGCTGCGTCCGGGACACCGCGCTGCAGCAGTgcgctcgcggcggcggcggcgtccagggCGCGACGCGGGAGGCGAAGAACGACGACGGTTTCTATGCCATGCCCGATGTGAGGCTGCCGAGCGACGCGCGGGGTGTCGTGGCCGCGGCGAGCGCTCGTGACTGCGAGCTCGCGTGTATCGGGGAGTGCTCCTGCACCGCGTACTCCTACAACGGTAGCTGCTGGCTCTGGCACGGAGGCCTCGTCAACCTCCAAGACATGAGCACGAGCAGCAGCACTGGCACCGGAGGCGGCAGTGGCACCATCCTCATCCGGCTGGCTGCGTCCGAGTTCACTAGCCCAGGGCACACCAAGACACTAATCATTGCACTCGTCGCCGTCGCGGCGGCCGTGGCCGCAGTCACCGTTGCCGTTCTCGTGTCAGTCTTCGttctgaggaggaggaggctgaaggcgCAAAGGAGAGTCGTGGAAGGTTCGCTGATGCCGTTCACGTACCGCGACATGCAGTCCGTGACCAACAACTTCTCGGACAAGCTCGGCGGCGGCTCCTTCGGGTCGGTGTTCAAAGGGTCGCTCCCCGACGCGACCGCGACGCTGGTCGCCGTGAAGAAGCTCGAGGGCGTGCGTCAGGGGGAGAAGCAGTTCCGCGCGGAGGTGAGCACCATCGGCACCATCCAGCACGTCAACCTCATCCGGCTGCTCGGGTTCTGCTCCGAGGGGACACGGAGGCTGCTCGTCTACGAGCACATGCCCAACGGCTCTCTGGACAGGCACCTCTTCTCGTCCGGCCCCGGCCCCGGCCATGGCGTCCTGAGCTGGGAGACGAGGTACCAGATCGCTCTGGGCGTCGCGAGGGGACTGGACTATCTGCACGACAAGTGCAGGGACTGCATCATACACTGCGACATCAAGCCGGAGAACATCCTCCTGGACGACGCGTTCGCCGTGAAGGTAGCGGACTTCGGCCTCGCGAAGCTCATGGGCCGGGACATCAGCCGCGTGCTGACGACGATGAGGGGCACGGTGGGGTACCTCGCGCCGGAGTGGATCACCGGCACGGCCATCACGGCCAAGGCCGACGTGTTCAGCTACGGCATGCTGCTGTTCGAGATCGTGTCCGGCAGGAGGAACGTGGAGCAGCGGCCGGACGGCACGGTGGACTTCTTCCCGTCGGCGGCCGCGAGCCGGCTCCTGGATGGCGACGTGAAGAGCACGGTGGACAGGCGGCTCGACGGCGACGCAGAGGTTGGCGAGGTGGAGCGGGCGTGCAAGGTGGCGTGCTGGTGCGTGCAGGACGAGGAGGGCGCGCGGCCGAGCATGGGGACGGTGGTGCAGGCGCTCGAGGGGCTCGTCGATGTCGGCATGCCGCCTGTCCCGAGAATGCTCAAAGTGCTCGGGGATCCAGCCAACTACGTCAAGTTCTTTTCAGGGTTGCCGTCGACGTGA